Proteins encoded within one genomic window of Suricata suricatta isolate VVHF042 chromosome 17, meerkat_22Aug2017_6uvM2_HiC, whole genome shotgun sequence:
- the LOC115282032 gene encoding schlafen family member 12-like, whose protein sequence is MATEKINSSDYLEINSAGMLLNVGSVTLGTKNRNKMKDCQLRKKQNENILQAVITLLNSGGGIIKAEIENESYSYQKDGIGQDLEKSVGNILPSVPKYLIFMQQGKYFQIFVKSWSSEISGLRIVTLRTNLYRRDVTCTNMMSATDTLEFLKAKSKTGERCSGPKLPPQLDVQKESDIKDLADAFFNRTQLSYREKVSFTESTHVEMKAFSTGKWLQRIKEILPQYVSAFANTDGGYLFIGLNEEKEVIGFKAEVNDLKKLETEIKKSIRKLPIYHFCRQKKQIKSTYKLFAVCDERSPCGYVCALKIEPFCCVVFAKEPESWRVKDNQVWQFTAEEWISTMLPANPGFSWFIWLQDKLFSHFLRCWAVGNLVVSNRDTTFQVI, encoded by the exons ATGGCTACTGAGAAAATAAACAGTAGTGATTATTTGGAAATTAACTCTGCTGGGATGCTTTTAAACGTGGGAAGTGTCACTCTTGGGACgaagaatagaaacaaaatgaaagattgtCAACTACGAAAGAAGCAGAATGAAAACATCTTACAAGCTGTGATTACTTTGCTGAATTCTGGAGGGGGAATAATCAAGGCTGAAATTGAGAATGAAAGCTATAGTTACCAAAAGGATGGAATAGGACAAGATTTGGAAAAATCTGTTGGAAATATTCTTCCATCTGTTCCTAAATACTTAATCTTTATGCAGcaaggtaaatattttcaaatttttgtcaAGTCATGGAGCTCAGAAATCTCTGGTTTACGGATTGTCACCTTGAGGACCAATTTGTACAGAAGGGATGTGACATGTACAAATATGATGAGTGCCACTGATACACTGGAGTTCCTCAAAGCCAAGAGCAAAACTGGAGAGAGATGTTCTGGACCGAAATTGCCTCCACAGTTGGATGTACAAAAAGAGAGTGACATAAAGGACTTGGCTGATGCCTTTTTTAACAGGACACAGCTCAGTTACAGAGAAAAAGTGTCCTTTACTGAATCCACACATGTTGAAATGAAAGCCTTCTCAACGGGAAAGTGGTTGCAACGCATCAAAGAGATCCTCCCTCAGTATGTTTCTGCTTTTGCGAATACTGATGGGGGATATTTGTTTATTGggttaaatgaagaaaaagaagtaattggCTTTAAAGCAGAGGTGAACGATCTTAAGAAGTTagaaacagagattaaaaaatcCATTAGGAAGTTGCCGATCTATCACTTCTGTAGGCAGAAGAAGCAGATAAAATCCACATACAAATTATTTGCAGTATGTGACGAAAGAAGTCCGTGTGGATATGTCTGTGCACTCAAAATAGAGCCATTCTGCTGTGTGGTGTTTGCTAAGGAGCCAGAATCCTGGCGCGTGAAAGACAACCAAGTGTGGCAGTTCACCGCGGAGGAATGGATCTCCACCATGTTGCCTGCTAACCCAG gtTTTTCATGGTTCATCTGGTTACAAGACAAACTCTTCTCACATTTCCTCCGTTGTTGGGCTGTTGGAAATTTGGTAGTGAGCAACAGAGATACGACCTTTCAGGTCATTTAA